The region CATGCTGCTGACTAATTGCATATGTCCTTGCGGCTGCAGCGGTCCGCCCATCACGCCGAATGGCCCAATAGCCGTGTCCCCTTGCGTTAGAAAACCTGGAATGATCGTATGGTACGGCCGCATTCCGGGTGTCAAACAGTTGGGATGGCCTTTTTCCAAAGTAAATTGACAGCCACGATTGTGTAAACTGATTCCCCAGCCGGGCAAAACAGTTCCAGAACCAAACCCTGTGTAGTTGCTTTGGATATAAGAAACCATATTGCCATCTTTGTCGGCAGCTGCGAAGTAAACCGTTCCTGACTTATCTAATTCGCCAGGAGCTGGAGTCAAGGCTTCTTCTCCAATCAGCTCACTGCGTTCTTTGGCATATTCTTTTGACAGCATCGCTTCTAATTTAACTTTCATTGCTTTTGGATCGGCGATGTGTTCTATCCCATCACTGAAAGCTAGTTTGATTGCTTCGATTTGCTTATGGTAGGTATCGACATCGTCTTTTCCTTTTAAATCTAAATTCTCCAAAATATTGAGAGCCATCAAGACAATTACACCGATTCCATTAGGCGGCAATTCCCAAACGTCATATCCTCGGTAATTGGTTGAAATTGGATCGACCCATTCCACTTGGTGTTTTTCCAAATCTTCTTTGCGTATGTAGCCATCATATTCACGTGAAAATGCATCGATTTCATCTGCAATTTTTCCACGGTAAAACGACTCTCCGTTTGTTTGGGCAATCTCGCGCAGGGCTTTAGCATGCCCTTTCGAAGACCACAGTTCTCCGGCTTCTATCGGTCGGCCGTCTGGACAAAAGACATCAAACCAAGTTTTCAAAACAGGGTAATCTTTTAAAGCTGCTGAATAAATTTTATAGTATCGTTTCCATAAACGAGCCACATTGCTGGCAACTGGAAATCCTTCTTCTGCGATTTTCGCTGCGGGCTCTAGTACTTCTGTTAAAGGCAAATTACCGAACTTTTCAGATAAAGCTACCCAACCACTGGGAATTCCGGGAACAGAAACCGGGTCTAACCCAAACTTGCTGATTTCTTGGTATCCTTTTTTTACAATGGATTCTGATGTCATTAAATCAGGAGCTGCTCCGCTGGCATTCAAGCCGTACATTTGCCCTTCGAACCAAACTAAAACAAATGCATCTCCTCCGATACCGTTTCCGGAAGGTTCTACTACTGTTAAAGCAGCGGAAGTAGCAATCGCTGCATCAATGGCATTTCCGCCTTTTTTTAATATTTCCAGTCCTACTTGTGAAGCTAATGGACTAGCGCTGCCGATCATTCCTTTGTGACCGTAAACTAAATTACGTCTTGATGCGTAATGGAATAAATTAGGATCAAATTTCATATGTATTCCCCTTTATGGTTTAATAGATTATAAAAAATTAACAAAAATTCCAGCGATCACGATCGATAAAGTTGTGACTGTCGACAACCCGGCTACTACATATGCCGGCATAATGTGGTCTAAAATAATTTCTTGTTCTTTAGGGTCATCGGTTACTGCTTTGGCTATTTCATTTGAAATTAAAAAAGTCGCCGGAAAACCTAAAAATTGTCCCATTGCAATGCCCATAGCTAGATTTTTAGTCTTCGTCAGCTTCCAGCCTGGTAATAAATAAAAGACACTATATAAAGCAGCTAAAGAAACGCCAATCAACAAAATCGTGGAAACACCTAATGAGAGCAAATCAGCTGTGCTAATATTAGCCAATGAAGGAACAATCGTTGCAAATACCAGCATTGACAACAGCCCAGAAGCTTTACCTTTTTCTAAAATTTTACTCGGAACTAATTTGGTATAACTCATAAATGCGCCAAACAACAAGGCCCAGATCGAATAATTGATCGGAGTAATTGTCCCTAACGAAACAGCGATCCAAGCAAAGAAAACAGCGATGGCCATACAAATAAAGTCAGTAAAATATTTATTGTGTTTATCTGCAAATCCAATATTTTTTTGTAAATCTGCCTGCATAGAAATTTCTTCCTCCGGGGTCAATGCCGTTGCTTGTTTGCTGCGGTAAACAGCTAAAACCTCTTTTGCTTCTCGTACTCCAAAAAATGAAGCTGGATAAGAGCCGGCAAACTTTTTAATGGCATACAATACGACGCCTAAAGCAGCTGGAATAGCTAAACCGATCTCAGTCGCTGCGCCGCTCATGATTTGTGTTGAAACGATTCCGCCATTTAGCACAGGTATCGCTACAATAGCACTTTTGATTCCAACGATTGGCGCGATTGCTAAACAAGCTGCCATAACCACCAGCATGGAAACAATCGCCGTCAGTACTGTACGCCATTCTTGCGTCAATTGCTTTAAATTGATCATCGTACCCATATGAAAAATCAACAATCCGGCAGATAAACTACCAAATTCAGATAGTCCCGCTAATTCAATAACATTAGCCGGCAAGATATGTGTCAAAAACCCAATAAGGAACAAAAATAAGGCCACAAACACAGATGAAACTTTGGCTTTAGAAAGGATTCCAAAGAAATCACCAATCGCAAAAATACCTACTACAATCAAAAAATAAAAATAGCTCCCACTCGTGAAAGCTGTCAAAATATCCTGCATAAAAATTCCTCCTATTGGGTTGCCATTTTTTAGACAAACAGATTAGAAAGTTATTTTTAAACTAATCGTTTTCTAATGCAATGGCCATATAGTAACATTATCTTCTAAGGGGTGTCAATCCTTATTCCTGCTTAATTTACCCTTACAAAAAGTTGTACCAAA is a window of Carnobacterium mobile DSM 4848 DNA encoding:
- a CDS encoding gamma-glutamyltransferase family protein codes for the protein MKFDPNLFHYASRRNLVYGHKGMIGSASPLASQVGLEILKKGGNAIDAAIATSAALTVVEPSGNGIGGDAFVLVWFEGQMYGLNASGAAPDLMTSESIVKKGYQEISKFGLDPVSVPGIPSGWVALSEKFGNLPLTEVLEPAAKIAEEGFPVASNVARLWKRYYKIYSAALKDYPVLKTWFDVFCPDGRPIEAGELWSSKGHAKALREIAQTNGESFYRGKIADEIDAFSREYDGYIRKEDLEKHQVEWVDPISTNYRGYDVWELPPNGIGVIVLMALNILENLDLKGKDDVDTYHKQIEAIKLAFSDGIEHIADPKAMKVKLEAMLSKEYAKERSELIGEEALTPAPGELDKSGTVYFAAADKDGNMVSYIQSNYTGFGSGTVLPGWGISLHNRGCQFTLEKGHPNCLTPGMRPYHTIIPGFLTQGDTAIGPFGVMGGPLQPQGHMQLVSSMIDFHLNPQDALDAPRWQWIKGKQIQVEPSMPFHVTEALMRKGHEVEVVNETIMFGRGQIILRDKNGVLVGGTEPRSDGYLSVW